A window from Setaria italica strain Yugu1 chromosome VIII, Setaria_italica_v2.0, whole genome shotgun sequence encodes these proteins:
- the LOC111258175 gene encoding uncharacterized protein LOC111258175, translating to MKLDSDPFPINVIEFENKKMLIRSAQAGSVKGENIIVDDNVAPRMIKPKNPEVGVWKVNEGKKQVPRFRPTVKQLLDKYTSRQASNVFNRLGGAKRPHSPSRHGFSGQRYRNRNSYNQQQYREMGSTYLGRAPPMRLQIPPWGYNCSAQYSTISVGCFHQGVRPSGPIIARQMSNKRARFDQESRSRGAIHGGYMNSVSKTFDPAEREAGLPRGKAFASSIGSRSPKHNAYGKIYMGCKQFTGGVNKPVESLDESTVYDPKTDDIPGKQGNGVQQQGSNII from the coding sequence ATGAAGCTTGATAGTGATCCTTTTCCCATTAATGTCATCGAGTTTGAGAACAAGAAGATGCTTATTCGGTCAGCTCAAGCCGGGTCTGTAAAAGGGGAAAACATTATTGTTGATGATAATGTTGCCCCAAGGATGATTAAGCCAAAAAATCCAGAAGTGGGAGTATGGAAAGTTAATGAAGGCAAGAAGCAAGTTCCAAGGTTCAGGCCAACAGTTAAGCAGCTGTTGGACAAGTATACATCACGGCAGGCCAGCAATGTGTTTAATCGGCTTGGAGGTGCTAAGCGTCCTCATTCTCCTTCTAGACATGGTTTTAGTGGTCAAAGGTACCGGAATAGAAATTCATATAATCAGCAACAATATCGCGAGATGGGGTCAACATATTTGGGCCGTGCACCTCCCATGCGCCTGCAGATTCCTCCATGGGGTTATAATTGCTCAGCACAATATTCTACTATATCAGTGGGTTGTTTTCACCAAGGAGTGAGACCATCTGGGCCTATAATTGCAAGACAAATGTCCAACAAGAGGGCTCGATTTGATCAGGAATCTAGATCACGTGGTGCTATTCATGGTGGCTATATGAATTCAGTTTCTAAAACTTTTGATCCAGCTGAGAGAGAAGCTGGTTTGCCTAGGGGGAAAGCATTTGCATCATCTATAGGTAGCCGCTCGCCTAAACATAATGCATATGGAAAAATTTATATGGGATGCAAGCAATTCACAGGTGGCGTCAATAAGCCAGTGGAAAGTTTAGATGAGTCTACTGTTTATGATCCGAAAACGGATGATATTCCAGGAAAGCAAGGTAATGGCGTGCAGCAGCAAGGCTCTAATATTATTTAG